The proteins below are encoded in one region of Triticum aestivum cultivar Chinese Spring chromosome 1B, IWGSC CS RefSeq v2.1, whole genome shotgun sequence:
- the LOC123137075 gene encoding probable inactive receptor kinase At5g58300, with amino-acid sequence MTGLTGLSLQNNSLSGPIPDLHLPKLRYLNLSYNNLSGPIPAALQKFPANSFLGNAFLCGLPLEPCPGATLSTPSNAAPPPNSKDGPKTIVIAAAVVGGLLVIVVIAIILVLCCFKRKGGGDPEEAERNKPRASSSKGKGRAEYSSGIQEAERNKLVFFESCSYDFDLDDLLRASGEVIGKGSYGPTYKAGLEDGTTVVVKRLKEVVAGKKEFKQQMEIIDRLGQHQGVVPLRAVYYSKDEKLLVYDYVTPGSLSAALHGNRSDGRAPLDWETRVKISLVAARAIAHLHTGAGGKFIHGNIKSSNVLLSRDLSVHVSDFGLLQLMAPLQFHPRLVGYRAPEVRQAKKPTQKSDVYSFGVLLLEMLTGKDPLWSPSRDGYVGHLPRWVLAVVREEWTSEVFAEDLQRQPNTENEMVQLLKVAMACVTIYPDQRPRMEEVVRRIEEIRSSGSSSGPGTTTRTCPEDKPREEHIQIT; translated from the exons ATGACTGGGCTTACTGGGTTGTCTCTCCAGAACAACTCACTTTCTGGACCCATCCCTGATCTTCACCTCCCTAAACTGAGGTATTTGAATTTGAGCTACAATAACCTTAGTGGGCCCATTCCAGCTGCTCTGCAGAAGTTTCCAGCCAATTCTTTCTTGGGGAATGCTTTTCTATGCGGGCTTCCCCTGGAACCATGTCCAGGAGCAACACTTTCTACTCCTTCTAATGCAGCACCTCCCCCGAATTCTAAAGATGGTCCCAAGACCATAGTCATTGCAGCAGCTGTTGTAGGAGGGCTATTAGTTATTGTTGTCATTGCGATAATCTTGGTACTATGCTGCTTCAAGAGGAAGGGAGGTGGGGATCCTGAGGAAGCAGAGAGGAacaagccaagagcttcatcatccAAAGGCAAAGGAAGAGCAGAATACAGCAGTGGTATCCAAGAAGCAGAGAGGAACAAGCTAGTTTTCTTTGAGAGCTGTTCTTATGATTTCGACTTGGATGATCTGTTGAGGGCTTCAGGTGAAGTCATTGGAAAAGGAAGCTACGGTCCGACCTACAAAGCTGGTCTTGAGGATGGCACGACAGTGGTGGTCAAGAGGCTGAAGGAGGTGGTGGCGGGAAAGAAGGAATTCAAACAGCAAATGGAGATAATCGACAGGCTTGGCCAGCACCAGGGTGTTGTTCCCTTGCGTGCTGTCTATTACTCCAAGGACGAGAAGCTCTTGGTCTATGACTATGTTACACCGGGTAGCCTTTCAGCTGCTTTGCATG GGAACAGATCTGATGGAAGAGCACCACTGGACTGGGAGACGAGAGTGAAGATATCGCTCGTCGCCGCACGAGCGATCGCTCATCTTCACACCGGAGCAGGCGGCAAGTTCATCCACGGCAACATCAAGTCGAGCAACGTCCTCCTCTCGCGGGATCTCAGCGTGCACGTCTCCGACTTCGGCCTCTTGCAGCTCATGGCCCCCCTTCAGTTCCACCCGCGGCTCGTCGGGTACCGCGCGCCGGAGGTCCGGCAGGCCAAGAAGCCGACCCAGAAGTCggacgtgtacagcttcggcgtgCTGCTACTGGAGATGCTGACAGGGAAGGACCCCCTCTGGTCCCCCAGCCGCGACGGTTACGTTGGGCACCTCCCGAGGTGGGTGCTGGCCGTGGTCCGGGAGGAGTGGACCTCGGAGGTGTTCGCCGAGGACCTGCAGAGGCAGCCCAACACCGAGAACGAGATGGTGCAGCTGCTCAAGGTGGCCATGGCGTGCGTCACCATTTACCCCGACCAGCGGCCGAGGATGGAGGAGGTCGTGAGGAGGATCGAGGAGATCCGTAGCTCCGGCTCCAGCTCCGGCCCCGGGACGACGACGAGGACCTGCCCCGAGGACAAGCCAAGGGAGGAGCACATCCAGATCACCTGA